A stretch of Gadus chalcogrammus isolate NIFS_2021 chromosome 9, NIFS_Gcha_1.0, whole genome shotgun sequence DNA encodes these proteins:
- the adat1 gene encoding tRNA-specific adenosine deaminase 1 — translation MWTADDVAKMCYERFDGLPKRGKPEPGREWTLLAGVVKVTQSVDSGKVEKEVVSLGTGTKCIGRTAMSSKGDVLNDSHAEVIARRGCVRYLTEQLRRAVCGQGSVVFCEAEEQGLWRLRPGVSFVFFTSHTPCGDASIIPMTDREVQPCPPVGSTDPPQGSNEVTAGGGTSKRKGDEPARQGQPCKQPRLEGPEREDGGHEPKGEKPHLQSSTRGPTSSREPSKQAEATTNHPLPVPEQPENRGSDGARAPSGEDPAPAPAPAPDVHRTGAKCVPGTTADPRLPGVAYHSTGVLRVKPGRGEPTLSLSCSDKLARWGVLGFQGALLSHFLQGALYFSAVVVGRSAYEHQALLRALVVRCSHISELPAGFSVSPPTLLQSSLEFSCSQTQTELRHQATQGRVGPCGAAISWCDVPGEPLDVTANGYKHGATKKALGTPKARSLLCKVELFHSFLSVVSATDPSHLPNSVRGKELRSYWDYKQASQAYQQAWQQLRMQAFPLWPRSDRDLLVFR, via the exons ATGTGGACTGCCGATGATGTGGCAAAAATGTGCTACGAGCGTTTTGATGGACTTCCGAAGAGGGGCAAGCCTGAACCGGGGAGAGAGTGGACCCTGCTGGCCGGTGTTGTAAAAGTCACCCAGAGTGTCGACAGTGGGAAAG TTGAAAAGGAGGTGGTATCTTTAGGAACTGGGACAAAATGTATTGGCCGCACAGCCATGAGCTCCAAGG GTGATGTACTTAATGACAGTCATGCAGAAGTCATTGCCCGACGGGGATGTGTAAG GTACCTGACAGAGCAGCTGCGCCGGGCGGTGTGTGGCCAGGGCAGTGTGGTGTTCTGTGAGGCCGAGGAGCAGGGCCTCTGGAGGCTGCGGCCGGGGGTCTCCTTTGTCTTCTTCACCAGTCACACACCCT GTGGAGACGCTTCCATCATCCCCATGACTGACCGAGAAGTTCAACCGTGTCCTCCTGTCGGATCCACTGATCCGCCTCAGGGATCCAATGAGGTGACAGCGGGGGGCGGGACCTCAAAAAGGAAAGGAGATGAGCCGGCGAGACAAGGACAACCCTGCAAACAGCCTCGTTTAGAGGGCCCGGAGAGGGAGGACGGCGGGCATGAGCCGAAAGGAGAGAAGCCTCATTTGCAGTCATCCACAAGGGGTCCAACATCAAGCAGGGAACCTTCCAAGCAAGCAGAAGCCACAACCAACCACCCACTCCCTGTCCCAGAGCAGCCAGAGAACAGGGGCTCAGACGGTGCTCGGGCCCCCAGCGGAGAGGACCCGGCTCCGGCCCCGGCTCCGGCCCCGGACGTCCACAGAACGGGGGCCAAGTGCGTCCCAGGGACCACCGCAGACCCCCGCCTGCCAGGAGTGGCCTACCACAGCACGGGGGTGCTGCGTGTGAAGCCAGGCCGCGGGGAGCCCACCCTGTCCCTCTCCTGCAGCGACAAGCTGGCCCGCTGGGGCGTGCTGGGCTTCCAGGGTGCGCTGCTGTCCCACTTCCTGCAAGGGGCGCTGTACTTCAGCGCAGTAGTGGTGGGGAGGAGTGCCTATGAACACCAGGCTCTGCTGCGGGCTCTGGTTGTCAG gtgCTCCCACATATCTGAGCTCCCTGCAGGCTTCTCGGTGTCTCCCCCCACGCTGCTCCAGTCCAGCCTGGAGTTCTCCTGCAGCCAAACCCAGACGGAGCTGCGCCACCAGGCCACACAGGGCAGGGTGGGCCCCTGTGGGGCAG CGATTAGCTGGTGTGATGTGCCTGGTGAACCACTAGATGTCACTGCTAACGGATACAAGCACGGCGCCACCAAAAAAGCCCTGGGCACGCCTAAGGCAAG GTCTCTCCTCTGTAAAGTGGAGCTGTTCCATTCCTTCTTGTCTGTCGTGTCTGCCACCGACCCATCCCACCTGCCTAACTCTGTCAG agGGAAGGAGCTGAGGAGCTACTGGGACTATAAGCAGGCATCTCAGGCCTACCAGCAAGCCTGGCAGCAGCTCCGCATGCAGGCCTTCCCTTTGTGGCCGCGCAGTGACAGAGACCTCCTGGTGTTCCGGTAA
- the gabarapl2 gene encoding gamma-aminobutyric acid receptor-associated protein-like 2: MKWMFKEDHSLEHRCVESAKIRNKYPDRVPVIVEKVSGSQIVDIDKRKYLVPSDITVAQFMWIIRKRIQLPSEKAIFLFVDKTVPQSSLTMGQLYDKEKDEDGFLYVAYSGENTFGF, encoded by the exons ATGAAATGGATGTTTAAAGAGGATCATTCCCTCG AACACAGATGTGTGGAGTCAGCCAAAATACGCAACAAATACCCTGACAGAGTGCCG GTGATAGTGGAGAAGGTTTCCGGCTCACAGATTGTGGACATCGACAAGCGAAAGTATCTGGTTCCATCCGACATCACCGTGGCTCAGTTCATGTGGATCATCAGAAAACGCATTCAACTGCCCTCAGAGAAGGCCATCTTCCTCTTCGTCGACAAAACGGTGCCCCAGTCTAG CCTCACCATGGGCCAGCTGTACGACAAGGAGAAGGACGAGGACGGCTTCCTCTATGTGGCCTACAGCGGGGAGAACACCTTTGGTTTCTGA